The proteins below are encoded in one region of Helianthus annuus cultivar XRQ/B chromosome 2, HanXRQr2.0-SUNRISE, whole genome shotgun sequence:
- the LOC110899692 gene encoding receptor-like protein EIX1 — MTNTFRKFMNLVLFILFVVGFGWLKTTTSTSFNHQPVEGGGEASSGKCLDEERRALLYFKAYINQIHNDPLPTWTTKEEKATNDCCKWQGVTCNEQTGHVTSLDLNYMVIKGKISPSLLNLSYLERLDISHNSFHGAIPMFIGSLTKLRYLDLSNNSFYGTIPRSIGTLSELRHLDLSKNFLLNGTIPPEIRNLTNLKVLSLRSLNNCTVENLDWLYHMSQLEELEMDGISLGKADNWVNVILSLQKLSFLSLDECDLSMAMHPYSNSSANYSSSSIVSLGLGNNNLNSSMFHWLFPLTTNRLEILDLSRNKLHGIPKYLGNLCSLTAFYFENNIVPIKLSDFLNNLSGCTSITLQELSALRSQFTGSLPDDIQKFSSLGLLTLSDNKLNGTISHKVWLLPNLEILDVSSNSLSGTISEYIGKTKGLTINLSNNKVEGVPSNAHVSNISNIEEIFLSSCKLGPRFPKWTQTLKNLTALHIAKPEFQIQFLWSFGTCGLLN; from the coding sequence ATGACGAATACTTTCCGGAAATTCATGAATCTTGTTTTATTTATTCTGTTTGTTGTTGGGTTCGGTTGGTTGAAAACTACAACTTCCACTTCCTTTAATCATCAACCGGTAGAAGGAGGAGGGGAGGCTAGTAGTGGTAAGTGTCTCGATGAGGAGAGACGCGCTCTTCTTTATTTCAAAGCATATATTAATCAAATCCACAATGATCCCCTTCCTACATGGACAACCAAAGAAGAGAAAGCGACCAATGATTGTTGTAAATGGCAAGGAGTCACATGTAATGAACAAACAGGTCATGTCACAAGCCTTGACTTGAATTATATGGTGATTAAAGGTAAGATTAGCCCTTCATTGCTTAACTTAAGCTACTTGGAACGTCTTGACATTTCCCATAATTCCTTTCATGGAGCTATTCCCATGTTCATTGGCTCATTAACCAAATTAAGGTATCTTGACCTTTCCAACAATTCTTTCTATGGAACCATTCCTAGGTCCATAGGCACTTTGAGTGAATTAAGGCATCTTGACCTTAgcaaaaattttcttttaaatggAACCATTCCTCCAGAAATTCGAAACCTCACGAACTTGAAAGTGCTTTCACTTAGATCCCTCAACAATTGTACGGTTGAAAACCTAGATTGGTTATATCACATGTCTCAATTGGAGGAACTTGAAATGGATGGTATTTCTTTGGGCAAAGCAGATAACTGGGTAAATGTGATTCTAAGTCTTCAAAAACTATCCTTTTTATCTTTAGATGAATGTGACCTATCTATGGCCATGCATCCATATTCTAATTCATCTGCCAACTATTCTTCTTCGTCTATTGTTTCCCTTGGTCTCGGAAACAACAATCTCAACTCATCCATGTTTCATTGGTTGTTCCCGTTAACTACCAATAGACTGGAAATTCTTGATCTCTCTAGAAACAAGTTACATGGGATTCCCAAATATCTTGGAAATCTGTGTAGTTTGACGgctttttattttgaaaacaacatAGTGCCTATCAAACTTTCTGATTTCCTAAACAATTTGTCTGGATGCACATCAATTACATTACAAGAGTTATCTGCTTTAAGAAGTCAATTCACAGGATCATTGCCTGATGATATTCAGAAGTTTTCATCTCTAGGATTGTTAACCCTGAGTGATAATAAGTTGAATGGGACTATAAGTCATAAGGTGTGGCTACTGCCCAATCTTGAAATTCTAGACGTTTCTTCCAATTCTCTTAGTGGTACGATATCTGAATACATTGGAAAGACAAAAGGTCTTACTATAAATCTTTCAAACAACAAAGTTGAAGGAGTTCCTTCGAATGCTCACGTGTCAAATATCTCTAATATAGAAGAGATTTTCTTAAGCTCTTGCAAGTTAGGGCCTCGTTTCCCAAAATGGACTCAAACACTAAAAAATCTTACAGCTCTTCACATTGCCAAACCGGAATTTCAGATACAATTCCTGTGGAGTTTTGGAACATGTGGCCTTCTCAATTGA